GTGGCAATAGCAACACCATCCGGCGCGGTTTTGGTCAAAAAGGCGAACACCAACGGGAAAACCACATAATAGGCAAACGCCACGCCTAAATAAAAGAGCAAGGTGCTGGAAAATAGTAAGGGATAAACCAAGCGTTTTTCATGTTGATACAATGCTGGCGCGACAAACGCCCAGATTTGATAAAGTAAAAATGGAACAGAAACAAAAATAGCCACCACCGCTGTTAATTTAATCGGCGTAAAAAATGGGGTGGCGATATTGGTCGCGATCATGGTCGCCCCCGCCGGCATAACTTCCAATAAAGGCGAGGCAACAAAGTTATAAATATCGTTAGAAAAATAAACTAACGCCAAAAATACTAAAGACACAAAAACGATGCTACGCAACAAGCGGTTGCGTAACTCAAGTAAGTGAGTGATTAGCGGTTGAGTTTCTTCAACAGTCATAAATCTTCTCGTAGGTTATGATTTTTCTGACGGGGTCTTATTGGATGGAGATAGCTCCATTAACGCTTCATCTTCAGGATAATATTGTGTCGCGCTAAGCGTGATCGGATCGGCTTGTTCGGCAAGTTCAGCTTGCTCCTCCGGCGAAAGTGCGGTGGTTTTTGACGAAGTTTCCGCGAGATGCTCTGCTTGTTGAATTTCAACAGGATCCGTCGCCGCAGCACTTTGAGCCTCAACCGGTTGCACTTTCGACGGGTCTTCTATGCTTGCCGCCTCGGCTTTTGCGCTTTCCGCCGCTGCCGAATGACTTGATTGAATGGCTGCTTTCAACGCTTTTGCTTGTTGCTCAAAGCTGGTATTGGTTTCCGCTGCTTTTTTCTCTAAGTCCGCTTTAATTTTTTGCGCAGACTCACGCAGCTCTTCCACCGTTTTATTTAATTCCGGCGAAAGTTGTTGTAAATTTAGGTGTTCCGCTTTTTTGATGCTTTCTTGCAATTCCTGCAATTTCAATTCTTGGCTTAGCTCGTTTTGCACATTCGCCGCCAAACCTCGAATGGTACGCACCCAACCCATCACAGTGCGAATTGCCACCGGCAATCGTTGCGGACCAAGTACGACCAAGCCCACAATAAATAGAACAACTAATTCTGAAAAGCCGATATCAAACACGAATTATGCCTGCTCTTTATCTTTCACTTTATCACTTTGAGTGGTTTGTGCCGCTTCATCTGTGATTTTTTTGAATTCTGCATCTTTGGTTACACTTTGCTCATCTTCACTCATTGCTTTCTTGAAGCCTTTTACCGCCGCGCCTAAATCAGAGCCGACATTTCTTAATTTTTTAGTACCGAAAATCACGATAATAACTAATAAAAGAATGAGTAATTGTTGCCAACTGAATCCCATTTTAAATCTCCTTGGGTAGAATGAAATAGACAATAAATCGTCGCTCAATATAACTTTTTTAATCTTGATGAACAATAGCCAAATCAGATTATTTTGAAAAATCTCCTGTTATGGCAAGAGAAAACCAATCAACCAAATCACAAAACTACACAAAAATAACACCGCACTTAGTCCAAGCGGTAACGCGCTAAATTGCCATAAAGTTCCGATAAAAATCGTCCCACCGGTCAACGCTGCAAAGGCTTTTTTATGGAAACGTTGCTGCACGCTTAATTTTTGATTAATTTCCCGCAATTGCTGGTTAATTAATTTCTGTTGTTTCATCGCCTCAAGTACGGTTTCCGGAAAATCAGGAAAATTCTCATACCAGTAAGGCAGTTTTTGTTTCACCTTTTTCAACAAGGCTTTGGCGCCCATTTGTTGATCCAGCCAATCTTGCAAAAATGGTTTCGCAGTATCCCATAAATCCAACTGCGGATATAATTGACGCCCCAACCCTTCAATATATAACAAGGTTTTTTGCAACAACACTAACTGTGGCTGCACTTGCATATTAAATTTGCGTGCTACATTAAATAAATTCAACAGCACTTGTCCAAAGGATATTTCCGACAAAGGTTTAGCAAAAATCGGCTCACACACTTCGCGAAAGGCTTGCTCAA
This sequence is a window from [Pasteurella] mairii. Protein-coding genes within it:
- the tatB gene encoding Sec-independent protein translocase protein TatB, whose product is MFDIGFSELVVLFIVGLVVLGPQRLPVAIRTVMGWVRTIRGLAANVQNELSQELKLQELQESIKKAEHLNLQQLSPELNKTVEELRESAQKIKADLEKKAAETNTSFEQQAKALKAAIQSSHSAAAESAKAEAASIEDPSKVQPVEAQSAAATDPVEIQQAEHLAETSSKTTALSPEEQAELAEQADPITLSATQYYPEDEALMELSPSNKTPSEKS
- the tatC gene encoding Sec-independent protein translocase protein TatC produces the protein MTVEETQPLITHLLELRNRLLRSIVFVSLVFLALVYFSNDIYNFVASPLLEVMPAGATMIATNIATPFFTPIKLTAVVAIFVSVPFLLYQIWAFVAPALYQHEKRLVYPLLFSSTLLFYLGVAFAYYVVFPLVFAFLTKTAPDGVAIATDISSYLDFVLAIFLAFGVCFEVPVAIILLCWSGVTTPEDLKKKRPYIIVAAFFIGMLLTPPDAISQTLLAVPMCLLFEVGVICARFYRPKEDEEDDTEEDERAENVNEK
- the tatA gene encoding twin arginine translocase protein A — its product is MGFSWQQLLILLLVIIVIFGTKKLRNVGSDLGAAVKGFKKAMSEDEQSVTKDAEFKKITDEAAQTTQSDKVKDKEQA